Proteins from one Candidatus Paceibacterota bacterium genomic window:
- the trmD gene encoding tRNA (guanosine(37)-N1)-methyltransferase TrmD, protein MTFHIVTLFPDSFKSYINSSIIGRALRDEKIKIKFYNPRDYTKDKHRRIDRKPYAGGPGMVIEALPVIKAIEAAIKNTRTLKIIWTSPSGKQFDNAYAEKVSKKFTDIIIICGRYEGIDARVRKIFKAEQISVGPFVVTGGELPAMIILDTISRRIPGVLGKIESVEENRVASSDVYTRPEVFEYQKKKYKVPKILLSGHQKNIEDWKKSKNK, encoded by the coding sequence ATGACTTTCCACATCGTTACACTTTTTCCAGACTCTTTTAAGTCTTATATAAATTCGTCCATTATTGGACGAGCTTTGCGTGATGAAAAAATAAAAATAAAATTTTACAATCCGAGGGATTATACAAAAGATAAACACAGAAGAATCGATCGTAAGCCTTACGCAGGAGGCCCAGGTATGGTCATCGAAGCCTTACCTGTAATCAAAGCTATTGAAGCAGCGATAAAAAATACCAGGACTTTGAAAATTATTTGGACTTCTCCATCAGGTAAGCAGTTTGATAATGCTTATGCTGAGAAGGTTTCAAAAAAATTTACAGATATAATAATTATTTGCGGTAGATACGAGGGTATCGATGCTAGAGTTCGTAAAATTTTTAAGGCAGAACAAATTTCAGTGGGGCCTTTTGTGGTTACGGGAGGGGAGTTGCCAGCTATGATTATCCTCGACACCATTTCGCGTCGTATTCCTGGAGTGCTTGGGAAAATAGAGTCAGTAGAAGAAAATAGGGTTGCGAGTAGCGATGTCTACACTCGCCCTGAAGTTTTTGAGTATCAAAAGAAAAAATACAAAGTGCCTAAGATTCTTCTATCTGGACATCAAAAAAATATAGAGGATTGGAAGAAGTCAAAAAATAAATAA
- the rnr gene encoding ribonuclease R, which yields MNLQENKTGIIKITSKPTGFVELISETEAEGENVIIFEEDLNCALNRDEVEIEITGKSYDKKKGRVIKIIKRNKTDFVGTIKKSATGFLLIPDDFKFYRNIEIKNPSSEVKEEMKALLKMDAWTDPKINPSGTIVEIIGKKGLHETEMRSILVDKGIIYDFPPEVEKEATEIAKKEEARMGEEAKLRKDIRGVTTFTIDPVDAKDFDDALSFEEVDKNTYRIGVHIADVSHFVRPGTLLDKEARKREFSVYLVDRTIPMLPEILSNGLCSLNPNVDRLAFSAIFDLEKESGKVKSRWFGKSIINSDKRFSYEEAQEVIDLRIKNQELSDKNFGYELSELDRIAKIYRKENKENGAIEFETEEVKFELDETGKPIRVFKKARVDTMKMIEEWMLLANREVAKFIFDHLEKRGGASIFRIHDSPNMDKLQELAIFVRALGHELKIEDGITAREINELLMELSGHPSEGLVRTAAVKSMAKAVYSTKNIGHFGLAFEYYTHFTSPIRRYPDLVIHRTLEKHLNNGKIGQDEMAELQKICDDATEKEIAGTQAERESIRYKQVEYMMGKIGQEFEGIISGVTEWGIYIEEPNTKAEGMAKLKEMLDDTYVLDEKNYAVIGIRTKKKYSLGDKIKVRLASADLDRKNLDFKVI from the coding sequence ATGAACTTACAGGAAAATAAAACTGGCATAATAAAAATAACTTCTAAACCGACCGGGTTTGTAGAATTAATAAGTGAGACGGAAGCTGAAGGAGAAAATGTGATTATTTTTGAAGAGGATCTAAACTGCGCCCTGAATAGGGACGAGGTGGAAATAGAGATCACCGGCAAATCATACGACAAAAAGAAAGGTCGGGTAATAAAAATAATCAAACGAAACAAAACTGATTTCGTGGGTACCATAAAAAAATCGGCTACTGGCTTTTTACTTATTCCCGACGATTTCAAATTCTACAGAAATATTGAAATCAAAAATCCTTCATCTGAAGTGAAAGAGGAAATGAAGGCCTTGTTAAAAATGGACGCATGGACTGACCCTAAAATAAATCCTTCCGGCACCATAGTAGAAATAATAGGAAAGAAAGGTTTACATGAGACAGAGATGCGTTCTATTCTTGTTGATAAAGGTATCATCTATGACTTCCCTCCTGAAGTCGAAAAAGAAGCTACGGAAATTGCCAAAAAAGAAGAAGCTAGAATGGGCGAGGAGGCTAAGCTTCGTAAAGATATAAGAGGAGTGACTACCTTCACCATAGACCCAGTCGATGCTAAAGACTTCGACGATGCCCTTTCTTTTGAAGAAGTCGATAAAAATACTTATAGAATAGGAGTGCATATTGCCGATGTGTCGCATTTTGTGCGCCCCGGCACCTTACTAGATAAAGAAGCTAGGAAGAGAGAGTTTTCCGTTTACCTTGTCGACCGTACTATACCCATGCTTCCAGAAATACTTTCAAACGGACTTTGTTCGCTCAACCCTAATGTGGACCGCCTAGCCTTTTCAGCCATATTTGACTTAGAGAAAGAAAGCGGAAAAGTGAAGTCGCGCTGGTTTGGCAAGAGCATCATAAACTCTGATAAAAGATTTTCATACGAAGAAGCGCAGGAAGTAATAGACCTAAGAATAAAGAACCAAGAATTAAGTGATAAGAACTTTGGGTATGAATTGAGCGAGCTTGATAGAATAGCGAAAATATACAGAAAAGAAAATAAAGAAAATGGAGCCATCGAATTTGAAACGGAAGAAGTGAAATTTGAACTTGATGAAACAGGAAAGCCGATCAGAGTATTTAAGAAAGCTAGGGTCGATACTATGAAAATGATCGAGGAGTGGATGCTTCTCGCCAATCGTGAGGTAGCCAAATTTATATTTGATCACTTGGAAAAGCGTGGCGGAGCTTCTATATTCCGAATACACGATTCTCCAAATATGGATAAACTTCAGGAGCTCGCAATATTTGTGAGAGCCTTGGGCCATGAGTTGAAAATAGAAGATGGAATAACGGCAAGAGAAATAAATGAACTCCTTATGGAACTCTCTGGCCATCCAAGCGAAGGGCTAGTGCGCACAGCGGCTGTAAAATCGATGGCTAAAGCAGTCTATTCGACCAAGAATATCGGCCACTTCGGACTAGCTTTTGAATATTACACCCATTTCACATCCCCTATTCGCCGTTACCCCGACCTGGTGATCCACCGAACATTAGAAAAACATTTAAACAATGGCAAAATCGGACAGGATGAAATGGCAGAACTCCAGAAAATCTGCGACGACGCCACCGAAAAAGAAATTGCAGGAACCCAAGCTGAACGAGAAAGCATAAGATACAAACAAGTGGAATATATGATGGGCAAAATCGGTCAGGAATTTGAAGGTATCATTTCTGGAGTGACTGAATGGGGTATTTATATCGAAGAGCCAAATACCAAAGCGGAAGGTATGGCAAAACTAAAGGAAATGTTGGACGATACTTATGTCCTAGATGAGAAGAATTATGCTGTTATCGGTATTCGCACCAAGAAGAAATACTCTTTAGGCGACAAAATAAAAGTCCGCCTCGCCTCCGCCGACCTCGATCGCAAGAACTTAGATTTTAAAGTTATATAA
- a CDS encoding KH domain-containing protein, whose product MEQDAQFLEFVVKALVDNPQDVRITRTVDEMGVLMSLDVNPLDMGKIIGRDGNTAKAMRTLLRVVGMKNNARVNLKINEPEGGRRPERSERSANMQSVDDVINDLKME is encoded by the coding sequence ATGGAACAAGATGCACAATTTCTAGAGTTTGTGGTGAAAGCTCTGGTTGACAATCCTCAGGATGTGAGGATAACAAGGACGGTGGATGAGATGGGTGTCCTCATGTCGCTTGATGTCAACCCTCTGGATATGGGTAAAATAATCGGTCGTGATGGCAATACCGCTAAAGCTATGCGCACTCTTTTGAGAGTGGTCGGTATGAAAAATAATGCTCGGGTCAATTTGAAAATAAATGAACCAGAAGGTGGCCGCAGACCAGAGCGCAGTGAAAGGAGTGCCAATATGCAGTCAGTGGATGACGTGATAAATGATTTGAAGATGGAGTAA
- the rpsP gene encoding 30S ribosomal protein S16, producing the protein MLSIRLQRVGRKHEPLFRLVLTDSKNSTKSGKFLEILGSYDARRSEKAEFNNEKVLHWISKGAQPSDTVHNLLLKRSLIKGEKRNVLSRKPVPPKAEEVTPVVEAPVLEAVVEAPVATEEVVPPETALVENVTEEVVQ; encoded by the coding sequence ATGCTATCGATACGACTTCAAAGAGTGGGCAGAAAACACGAGCCGTTGTTTAGGCTCGTTTTGACCGATTCCAAAAATTCCACTAAAAGCGGCAAATTTCTAGAAATACTAGGCTCTTACGATGCCCGCCGATCTGAAAAAGCAGAATTTAATAATGAGAAAGTTTTACACTGGATTTCCAAGGGAGCACAGCCGTCTGACACAGTTCACAATCTTTTGTTAAAAAGAAGCCTGATAAAGGGTGAGAAAAGAAACGTTCTTTCTAGAAAGCCTGTGCCCCCTAAAGCAGAAGAAGTTACTCCAGTAGTGGAAGCTCCAGTCCTAGAGGCTGTAGTTGAAGCTCCAGTCGCGACAGAAGAAGTCGTTCCTCCAGAAACAGCTCTGGTTGAAAATGTTACAGAAGAAGTAGTACAATAA
- a CDS encoding phosphoglycerate mutase family protein, with product MAVYAVRHPEDVDNAKKILNGRRETEISSAGYGQLQRLVMLVSGQEYNIKMILTSPLKRASLMAFACQIHLGVPMFGMPILIERNCGVCTGVKYSELSKHATKYRNVGDHVYIEEAEGYENDEMLCERASEAHKRVLEITKDVQENEDVLIVSHGAFLRAMRLVIEGKTHHDFASAKTPKNCEIFRLF from the coding sequence ATGGCGGTGTACGCGGTGCGACATCCGGAAGATGTAGACAACGCGAAGAAAATCCTAAACGGGCGCAGAGAAACAGAAATAAGCTCGGCCGGATACGGGCAACTTCAACGATTAGTGATGCTTGTGAGCGGCCAGGAGTACAACATCAAGATGATCCTGACCTCGCCGCTAAAACGAGCATCGCTTATGGCATTTGCCTGCCAGATACATCTCGGTGTTCCGATGTTCGGAATGCCTATCCTTATCGAGAGAAACTGTGGGGTGTGCACGGGGGTCAAGTACAGTGAACTCTCGAAACATGCCACGAAGTACCGCAATGTCGGTGACCATGTGTACATCGAAGAGGCCGAGGGGTACGAGAACGACGAGATGCTCTGCGAAAGAGCTTCCGAAGCGCACAAAAGGGTGCTGGAAATTACCAAGGACGTCCAAGAGAATGAAGACGTGCTAATCGTCTCCCACGGAGCATTCCTCCGAGCAATGAGGTTGGTGATCGAGGGAAAAACACATCACGACTTCGCAAGCGCGAAAACCCCCAAGAACTGCGAAATTTTTCGCCTCTTCTGA